The following is a genomic window from Bacillus sp. FJAT-52991.
AGACCACTTAAGCGTTGATCGACAGAGATTAACATCGCCGTTTTCCCTTGCTCCTCTAGCTGGAGCACTTTCTCTTTATATGGACTGAAATCCACACCGTTTTCCTTCATCCATTTTCGCGAGCCGACGAGCACTTTTTTTCCAGCGATTTCTGCTTGAATCCCATGACCAGGAATCGCTTCGAACGCGGTGGGAGCCGTCCATTGAATTCCTTTTTCCTCGGCATAACGAACAATCGCTTCCGCTAAAGGATGTTCCGAATTTTTTTCCGCTGACGCTAACAGCGATAGAACTTCATCATCGATCGCTTCAAAATCGGTCACTTCAGGCTTCCCTTTAGTGATCGTACCTGTTTTATCGAGGATGATGGCGTTTAAGCGCTGGGCGTTTTCTAAATGCTCTCCGCCTTTAAATAAAATCCCATTTTCGGCTCCTTTTCCTGAACCAACCATAATCGATGTGGGCGTGGCAAGACCCAATGCACAAGGACAAGCAATAACTAATACAGCAATCGCCGCCTCAAGGGCCGCCGCCGTATTGCCGCGATCGACGAATGTGATCCACACAAGAAAAGTGAAAAGAGCAATCACAACAACAATCGGAACAAATATTCCAGATACTTGATCGGCTACACGTTGGATCGGCGCTTTGCTTCCTTGCGCTTGTTCCACCGCACGAATAATACCAGATAGGGCGGTCTCTTCTCCTACTTTGACAGCTTTCACTGTTAACGAACCATTTTTATTGATCGTTGCACCAATGACTGCATCACCGATGGCTTTTTCAACAGGAATGGATTCTCCGGTAATCATGGATTCATCGACACTGGTCGTTCCAGATTGAATCACACCGTCAACCGGAATTTTCTCTCCTGGTTTCACGACTAATATATCACCGGGCACCACTTGATCAACTGGCAGCTTCACTTCTTGCCCATTTTTTACTACTGTTGCATATTTCGCTTGTAAATTCAAAAGAGAAGAGATCGCTTCGGTCGTCCGCCCCTTCGCTCTTGCTTCAAGCAGCTTGCCGAATAAAATGAGTGTAATTAATACCGCACTCGTTTCAAAATATAAATGCGGTTGTTCACTTGTTCCGATCGTGCGAATGGCTTCAAAGAGACTGTAAAAATAAGCAGCTGATGTCCCAAGTGCTACTAACACATCCATATTAGCACTTCGATTGCGAAGAGCTTTATAAGCCCCTTCATAAAATGACCAGCCGATGATAAACTGAACCGGCGTCGCTAATAGGAGCTGCACCCATGGATTCATGAGAACATGAGGCACAGGCACATTCAGATCGAATGGCAAATGGGCAAACATCGTATAAAGAAGCGGCAATGATAACAAAGCAGAAACGAGAAGCTTTCGTTTTTTCGCTTCATATTCCTCTTCTTTATATGCTACTTTTTCTTGTTGCCCTTGCTTTTCTTTCGCTTCATAGCCGAGCTTTTCAATCCTCTCGACAATCCCCTCTACAGAAGTGACACCTGACTCAAATTCGACAGAAGCCGTTTCCGCGGTTAAATTCACGACCGCCGTTTTGACTCCATCCATTTTATTGAGCACTTTTTCAATTCTAGTGGAACAAGCGGCACACGTCATCCCAAACACATCTAGCTCTATTTTTTCTGTGCGTACACCATAGCCCATCTTTTCAATCTTTTCCGCAAGGTCCTTCGGTGACACTTGCTCATTATCGATCGTAATAGACGCGGTTTCCATCGTTAAATTCACATTTGCCTCTACTCCATCCATTTTGTTCAATACTTTTTCAATTCTGGTGGAGCAAGCGGCACATGTCATGCCGGATATTTTCAAATTGATGTGTTGTTGACTCATTCCTATTCCCTTCTTTCGTCAACCTGTTGATTATGTTCGACTAAATTGGTTAAATACCTTCATCAATTCGTCGATGGCCTCCTTCCCTTCACCCGATTGAATGGCATTTGCTACGCAATGGTGGGTATGATTTTCCAACACTTGCAT
Proteins encoded in this region:
- a CDS encoding heavy metal translocating P-type ATPase — protein: MSQQHINLKISGMTCAACSTRIEKVLNKMDGVEANVNLTMETASITIDNEQVSPKDLAEKIEKMGYGVRTEKIELDVFGMTCAACSTRIEKVLNKMDGVKTAVVNLTAETASVEFESGVTSVEGIVERIEKLGYEAKEKQGQQEKVAYKEEEYEAKKRKLLVSALLSLPLLYTMFAHLPFDLNVPVPHVLMNPWVQLLLATPVQFIIGWSFYEGAYKALRNRSANMDVLVALGTSAAYFYSLFEAIRTIGTSEQPHLYFETSAVLITLILFGKLLEARAKGRTTEAISSLLNLQAKYATVVKNGQEVKLPVDQVVPGDILVVKPGEKIPVDGVIQSGTTSVDESMITGESIPVEKAIGDAVIGATINKNGSLTVKAVKVGEETALSGIIRAVEQAQGSKAPIQRVADQVSGIFVPIVVVIALFTFLVWITFVDRGNTAAALEAAIAVLVIACPCALGLATPTSIMVGSGKGAENGILFKGGEHLENAQRLNAIILDKTGTITKGKPEVTDFEAIDDEVLSLLASAEKNSEHPLAEAIVRYAEEKGIQWTAPTAFEAIPGHGIQAEIAGKKVLVGSRKWMKENGVDFSPYKEKVLQLEEQGKTAMLISVDQRLSGLIAVADTIKETAKQAIDHLVSQGITVYMLTGDNSRTAKAIGREVGIQEEHIFAEVLPQDKANKVEELQAKGFVVGMVGDGINDAPALALADVGMAIGTGTDVAIEAADITLLGGDLLLIPKAIKLSKETIKNIRQNLFWALIYNGVGVPVAALGLLAPWVAGAAMAFSSVSVVTNSLRLKRVKV